The following proteins are encoded in a genomic region of Syngnathoides biaculeatus isolate LvHL_M chromosome 15, ASM1980259v1, whole genome shotgun sequence:
- the dcaf5 gene encoding DDB1- and CUL4-associated factor 5, with protein sequence MKELKGCGMRSSVGFLSRRGLTGQPLMKDEFQRRRLAGCTSLYKKDMLGHFGCVNAIEFSNNGGEWLVSGGDDRRVLLWHMEEALHARSKPLKLKGEHLSNIFCLAFDSSNKKVFSGGNDEQVILHDVERRETLNVFLHIDAVYSLSVSPVNDNVFASSSDDGRVLIWDTREPPHGEPFCLANYPSAFHSVMFNPVEPRLLATANSKEGVGLWDIRKPRSTLLRYGGSMSLQSAMSVRFNSTGTQLLALRRRLPPVLYELHSRLPSYQFDNQGYFNSCTMKSCCFAGDRDQYILSGSDDFNLYMWKIPTDPETGGRVVNGAFMVLKGHRSIVNQVRFNPHTYMICSSGVEKVIKVWSPYQQPDSLGDLDGCAEDKCRSLYTHEEYISLVLNSGSGLSHDYVSQSIQEDPRMMAFFDSLVRREIEGWSSDSDSDLSEDAIMQLHARGRRATRATTAGAAAAAAAATESAAGAGVGGDDSGNSSSGGDGEGRSTRLSSRPPSGFLANDDSDSSEFWLDPMPRPRSPSPRDYTTMSIPSSTSPSFPASASSSSASASSSSSDDEERRSAVRQRNVTRRRRMRAASRAGERPDADSAGQALFSAADPCSYPSISVHDLTSSDGEESERDGGKQRLSLSDLVCGSPVMPLDCQADGSQPATGDRRRTETASDDGEAAGVNGRRREAAAGLPEDGDGVADTRTGERLKVPTQKRTHVGSEEGECGSSEKKLKT encoded by the exons ATGAAGGAGCTGAAGGGCTGCGGTATGCGCTCGTCGGTAGGCTTTTTGTCCCGCCGCGGGCTGACGGGGCAGCCGCTGATGAAGGATGAGTTCCAGCGGCGCAGGCTGGCCGGCTGCACCAGCCTGTACAAGAAGGACATGCTCGGACACTTCGGCTGCGTCAACGCCATCGAGTTCTCCAACAACGGCGGCGAGTGGCTGGTGTCCG GCGGAGACGACCGCCGGGTCCTCCTGTGGCACATGGAAGAAGCGCTCCACGCTCGCTCCAAACCGCTCAAGCTGAAAGGAGAGCATCTGTCCAACATCTTCTGCCTCGCCTTTGACAGCAGCAACAAGAAGGTTTTCTCTGGAG GAAACGACGAGCAGGTGATTCTTCACGACGTGGAGAG aCGGGAGACGCTCAATGTGTTCCTGCACATCGACGCCGTGTACAGCCTCTCGGTCAGCCCCGTGAACGACAACGTCTTCGCCAGCTCGTCCGACGACGGCCGCGTCCTCATCTGGGACACCCGAGAGCCTCCACATGGAG AACCCTTCTGCCTGGCCAACTACCCGTCGGCCTTCCACAGTGTGATGTTCAACCCGGTGGAGCCCCGACTGCTGGCCACCGCCAACTCCAAGGAAGGGGTCGGCCTCTGGGACATTCGCAAGCCGCGCAG CACGCTGCTGCGCTACGGCGGCAGCATGTCGCTGCAGAGCGCCATGAGCGTGCGCTTCAACAGCACGGGCACGCAGCTGCTGGCGCTGCGCCGCCGCCTGCCGCCCGTCCTCTACGAGCTGCACTCGCGCCTGCCCAGTTACCAGTTCGACAACCAAGGCTACTTCAACTCCTGCACCATGAAGAGTTGCTGCTTCGCCGGCGACCGTGATCAG TACATCCTGTCCGGCTCGGACGACTTCAACCTCTACATGTGGAAAATCCCCACGGACCCCGAAACGG GAGGCCGCGTAGTGAACGGAGCCTTCATGGTTCTCAAGGGCCACCGGTCCATCGTCAACCAGGTCCGCTTCAACCCGCACACCTACATGATCTGCTCGTCcggtgtggaaaaagtcatcaAG GTGTGGAGTCCTTACCAGCAGCCCGACAGTCTGGGCGATCTGGACGGGTGCGCGGAGGACAAGTGCCGCAGCCTGTACACGCACGAGGAGTACATCAGCCTGGTGCTGAACAGCGGCAGCGGCCTGTCGCACGACTACGTCAGCCAATCCATCCAGGAGGACCCGCGGATGATGGCCTTCTTCGATTCGCTGGTGCGACGCGAGATCGAGGGCTGGAGCTCGGACTCGGATTCGGACCTGAGCGAGGACGCCATCATGCAGCTGCACGCCCGCGGCCGCCGCGCGACCCGCGCCACCACGgcaggggcggcggcggcggcggctgcggctACCGAAAGCGCGGCGGGAGCCGGAGTTGGAGGAGACGACTCTGGTAATTCCAGTTCCGGAGGGGACGGCGAGGGGCGCTCCACGAGGCTGAGCAGCCGCCCGCCGTCGGGCTTCCTGGCGAACGACGACTCCGACTCCAGCGAGTTCTGGCTGGACCCGATGCCGCGCCCCCGCTCGCCGAGCCCGCGCGACTACACCACCATGTCCATCCCCTCGTCCACCTCCCCGTCGTTTCCCGCCAGCGCCTCCAGTTCCTCGGCCAGCGCCTCCAGCTCCAGCAGCGACGACGAGGAGCGACGCAGCGCCGTCCGTCAGCGCAACGTGACGAGGCGGCGACGCATGCGAGCGGCGTCGCGCGCCGGCGAGCGGCCCGACGCCGACTCCGCCGGGCAGGCCCTGTTCTCCGCCGCGGACCCGTGCAGCTACCCGTCCATCTCCGTCCACGACTTGACGTCCTCGGACGGAGAGGAGTCCGAACGCGACGGCGGGAAACAACGTCTCAGCCTGTCGGATTTGGTGTGCGGCAGCCCGGTGATGCCGCTCGACTGTCAGGCGGACGGGAGCCAGCCGGCGACGGGAGACCGCCGGAGGACCGAGACCGCCTCGGACGACGGGGAGGCGGCGGGCGTGAACGGGCGCCGCCGAGAAGCCGCCGCCGGACTGCCGGAGGACGGGGACGGCGTCGCGGACACAAGGACGGGAGAGAGGCTAAAAGTCCCCACGCAGAAGCGGACTCACGTGGGATCAGAAGAGGGTGAGTGCGGCTCCTCGGAGAAGAAGCTCAAAACATAG